cattttttcctaaaagaaccggatgtcagaaatctgttctttttttataataattaaaaaaattatttttagggtcGCCGCAATGTCGAGTGCGACACTACTTATTACTCAAAACCCTAGCCATCATCCTAATTCatgtcatataaaaaaacatttgtttaattaaaagaaatgtagAATAGATGACTTCCAAAATGTTATGTAAGTCATGtatgtggaaaaaaaatttaataacaaaattttaaaaaaaaaaaatccaagaagcACAAAATATTGTTTAAGAACACGACTTTTTACTTTTTGTCTGTTTGAACTCTCTACTTTTAGTTGAATCAAATCAATCTCATCATTCCCAATCAAAGGTGATTTGACCTTTATCCAGTTCATTGCTCATTAAACGACCAAAATAGTTTATCATAtcatgatttaataaaaatagaggatcatttatctttaaatgaaaataaatgggtTGGTTTGATGCTATTTGAAATTAAGGGTTTCATTTAACTAAATATCACTTCAATTAACCGGAAATATGGGGTTGATTAAATGACCATGCATTTGATTTTTACccgaaaaaatatatatatttcactaaTGGGATATgatcttgaaattttatgttattggcGGGTGGCAAAAATGCACCAAGTTTGAATTGATGAATGATATTCACATTTCTATTACGTCCCacaatatttcaaataatttttatatttatatcattatatcattttatgtgTTAATTGAGATTAGATTTTTTCgagctaatatatatattttaaataaatatcttctacattaattattttgacacattcaaaaataaattttcatgcatattaattttaaaatttgaactcAAGAAATCAACAAAGGCAACAAACCTATGAATTACCTTAAGTGCTGATTGAAGTAGTGTTTTATGTAAATTAAAAGGCTTACTAGCCACCTCTCAAAATAAATACACACAAAGATGATTAGGACAACATTGCATCTGATATTATGGAACATACTATACATGATAAATCTATAtaagaaaagtaaaatatttccTATGATATAACACATTCCATAATACTCTCTCTCAAGTTAAAGCTGGATTGTCAACATAAAGCATGGACCGTAAATAAGTGAAGGCAGAGTGAGGGAGTGGCTTAGTAAAAAATCAGCTAATTGGTCCTTAGAGGATATAAAACGAAtgtaaatctcctttttagcCACTCTATCAAAAACAAAGTGATAATCAACCTTAGCATGCTTTGTACAAGcatgaaaaattgaattaacaaACAGTTAATAGCACCTAAATTGTCACACCAAATAATAGTGACAAAACTAGGAGATAAGTGGAGGTCGAAGTATCAACAGGTTTATATGACGACGTACCAGCACGACAAAGGATATCAAGAACATATTTGTGTTGACTAAGCATGAGACTCATACTAGTAGTAGTGACtttaattcctaaaaaataatgagcattacccaaatcatgaagtttaagcTCTAACCTCGACAAAGTAATAAGACGTTAAACCGAAGTAGAGTTATTACTAGTGAGTAAAATACCATCGACATAGACAAGAAGATGACAGATATCACAATCCATagacaaaataaataagaaggTATTAACCTTGAAAGCCTGAAagctaatagaaagaaaaaagtcatTCAATCGTGTGTACCAAGCCTGTGGGGTTTGTTTTAAGTCATAAAAAGATTTATGAAAGCGATAGACATGAGTAGGCAAAGTAAGGTCTACAAAACTCGTGGGTTATTCTATATAAACAACCTCCCTAAGTGACCCATTAAGGAAttcattatgaatatcaagttgTCGAATATGCCAACCTTTAGATACAACAAACATGAGAGCTAACCAAACAGTTGTCGGTTTAACCATAAGACTGAAGGTTTCTGAGTAATCAATTCTTTCTTGCTAAGTGAACCCTCGTGCAACCAAACAAGCCTTGTAACGGTCAATACCACCATCAACTTAGCACTTGATTTAATACACCCATTAGCATCCAACCATATTCATAGAGGGCTCAAACGGAACTAAGAATGAAGTACCATTATCATGTAAAACAGTAATTTCAGACTTCATTATATTATGCCAGCACAGAAACTGATCAGCTCTAATCAGCTTCCTTAAAATTTAAAGGTTCAAGGTCAGGAGAAGATGTTGCCCAAGAGTCTGAAGACAATGGAGTGGCAAAAACCAAACTCATGTTGGCAGACTTGTGCTTTCGTGAACACAACACCATATGGTGTTGTCGTGGTGCTAATGGGATAGTAGACGTGATAAGTTGGGTCTATTATGGAAGAGAGTAGCTAGAGAGATCAACAAAGGTCCAAACCTGATGGAGACTGATTAGAGGGACTAGGTGGATTAGAAGGACTAGACAGGGAGGCTGGAGATGCAGTAGCAATGGGTGAATCAAATAGAGAAATAGCTAGCACGACAGAACTTGAACCTGTAGAATGATCAAGAGACATAGATGCAGATGGTGATAAGGGAATCGAAGTGGAGGTAGGGAAAGTTTGTGGGTTTGAGAAGTTTGGAATTGGAAAGGTAGTAAGGGAAGGAAGATTAGAAATGAGTGTAGATGTAGACACAAAGTAAGCAAAGGTGAAGACTCGGTCAGactcaaggaaagaaaaatattgttcatgAAAACGAAGATGACGAGGCTGCGATGTCGTACACGTGCGACACATCTCAATCCACTTGGCATTATCAGTGATCTCCACGGGCCTTTCTCTAATTATTGTTAGGCAATTGTCTTTTCTTAAAATTACCTTTATTCTCATTTTTCACAATAAGaaattatcattgttttaattatgaattgcaACTTATACAGAAATAGTATCTATGAATAGTACTTCTACGAAGTAATCACAAACAATCTCGTTTAAAACTCAATCTCTTTAAACAAAATTTCTTAAACTGTATTTATTCACCGCACTGACTTTTTGTGTATGTGGACTATAATGTATATGTGAATAGTACTGTGAATAGAACCAACCAAATTGTTTTGGTACCACTGTTAGGATCCCGAAATGCAAAGCAATAATATACAGAGAATTACAACCACTCTTTATTAGTAGTAGAACAGTTGAAAACCTCTCTACTAATAAGAATAATCACCTCACATACACTATTGTTATCCATGTTTGGGTCcccatacaaaaataaaaaaaaatcaaaaaatatatatattcataagaaaactaaaaaataatagtagtgaGAAGAGGATACCGGAGTGCCCAGAAAATGGCAAAAAATTGGTTAAAGAGgttcaaaaattcaaagattgaaattcaacagtatattttttactaatgaGATCcatattgacaaagaaaaatcaatttgaggaagaaaagttcaaaatcaatttgaggaagaaaactccgaaatcagatgtttatggattcaattaaattttattaaaagtttaattgaatttgtggagggtttgattgcaagaaaaattaattttaagtcgatttgggttttaattagaagaaattaaagttaggggtcaaattataatttttaagagttgatttggtcaaattaggggtttaattgcataaatattaaagtctgaTGGTcaattatggacttaattgaagaaagcTGAAACTAAGGACCAAACTGGAAAAGACGtgtaaataaaaggattgaaattGACCGAATCAAGgggcaaattgaaaaaattgaaactttatttatcaattgagggtcaaattatataaattcaaGACCAATGACCGGAAGGAAAAAATCAGCCAACTTTAGAGTTGACATCTGATTTTAGCAAGGATGCAATTGAACTGATTcttcaaatcaaaattgaaattgaggacttgattgaaaaaatcaaaaatgaaTGACTGATTCAGAAATTAACATATTTTGGcgccttttttcttttaaatgaaacagcATGTTTTGTTCAAAACAGCATCATTTAATGCAttgttcacattaaaaaaaaaaaaaaaaagggagagaaaagCATGAAACGGTGCTGTGTTGAACGACATTgtgcttcttcttcccctggacatgCACAACCAAGGGAAGAAGAAGCAcaagcaggggaagaagaagcttTTCTCCCATGCAAtacctctctccctctctccccccCACTTTCTCAAACCCTGACATAACCCATCCCCCCTCATGGCCTACAACCATAATGAAAAAAGAGGAGAGTTATGACCTACGAGCGACTCTAGAGTAGCTGCACAAGACCACCTTGACCACCTTACTTGTCTCATGAATGGCTAGAGGTAAGGCCCCCTATGCCATGATTGGATAGGGTAAGGTGGTTTTCTCCCCCTACCCCTTATAAATACCAGGTGAGGACTAGAAGAGAAGGGGATGAAAAAAGATGGGGAGATTATAGAGAGGAGGGAACGAATagatgaagagagagagagagagagagagatagagggacgacaaaaaataaataaagagaacaTTGAGGATATTTGAGGGAAAGGAGAacgaagagaaagagaaagaaagagagaaacaggGGGGAAAACAGAAGGAAACAGAGGAGAACAAAAAGggaatgaaagagagaaaagatagaAGCAGAAACAAGAACAAGGAAACTAGGGATAAAGGAAATAGGGGAAAGtcggtgaaaaataaaataagaaaaaaagaatagagaagcaaaaacaaagaaagacagagaagaaaaaggaagaggaaaCAGGGGAAGAACAACCATAGCAACCACCATTTTTCCACCGCCAACGACAGCAACCACGCTCCCTCACTCCATGTAATCTTCTCCCCTTCTTTGTTCCCTATTACTTGTTCGTTTCATTTGTATGCAGAACGTGAGCAATTCATGTTCTACagcaaatgaaatataattagcACAACAACCagctaattataattaactagTTACTGTGCTCAGCACAATAATCATTTAGTTCTTTTCTTAAAGTCCAACCCACACAGCTGGGCTAAGTCCAGCCTTGTAGAAAGGAGGTCTTCCTCTTGGGCTAGTTTCAACCCAGTTTACTTTGGGTCTGTCTCGACCCAGTTTCCTTTAGGGCCAGACTCTGCCCAGTCAGGTTGGGCTCCGCCCATATGACTGGGTAGGCCcaactaatataaaataataataatatataatattgtattatatattttttaaaaaaatccagaagtcctaaaaaaataatattcttttgtgtatttttctataaattttgattaatattgatttgtatttttatactataaagatacaaattcggtattaaaatacccgattttctttgaaatatttttttaaaatatatatatatatatatatattgttttcatgcatacgacaAGTCtctcaaaagattaaaaaaaaatcatatcatattttcatacaacaaaaaaacattttcaaaaaaatatgtattagcatgtttttttgctttaataactagtttattaaagtcatgagaattagaccaatattttaaaaatatcaaaaaaaatattttgttttttttttaataactagaatacaaacttatacgtaagacgtattcctaaaattaaataatattagctCTTTTTGTTTGTTGACATTATAGTAGATAAGATTTACCGAATAAAATAAGGATCTTCTTACTAATGAGGATTTTTCTTAGACTTTAGACGGattaatttctagaaaaattaAACCTCAAATTTACAATTCCTCCATGGTTTGATCCTTAAAAATTTCTCATTTGTGATGTCTTGATCTAAATCTCAGTATTTCTTCATTCAATCTATTTAttccatttcattttctttttattttataaaaatcaaaattaaaataaaaaaaattaaaaattaaattatgacaaCAACCAGTAAAAGAACAATTGAAAATCTCTCCactaatagaaaaaatttatggGATTCCTCTTTTTTACTTGTGTGTTTCTCTCCTTTTGGCTTGACATGCTCTGGCTCTTCCTATTTATGGGGTGTTTGATTTTATgtggttcatttttttttttagtggactccgtataaaaaatatattttttttttattttgtaatgtgTGGTTGTGCTTTAAAAACGTTATACCCTTAAAAAAAAGCCACCATATTACAACTTCTGCAACCATTTAATGGTCTTTCAGCTGCCAAAACTCTGCCCATCATAAATGGTGTCATGAGTGTTTGAGTGTTGCCATTTGTTTCAACTCTCAAcatattcttcttcttaatcTGTTCATAAAACAACAGTACCAAAGCCTGaactaaaaagaagagaaaagaaaatgtctCAAAACTCAGCTGACCTCCCATGGAAGGTAAGGCTCTTTACATCCCTCTTCTCCTTCACCTATAAAGTCATGATCCGTCGCTCTGATGGATCTCTGAACCGCCTCTTACTCAACTTTCTCGACTATAAAACCTCTCCATCGCCTGACAAGCCCATAGATGGTGTCACAACCACTGATTTCACTATTGATGAAGACCGCAACCTTTGGTTCCGCCTCTACAACCCCGTCTTCAGAACTTCAACCACCGACAATGAAGTTAACATCCCAGTTATTTTCTACTTCCACGGGGGTGGGTTCATCTGCATGGCGGCCAATTCAAAGCTGTTCGATGATTTATGCTACAGGCTCGCCCGCCTGCTACCTGCAGTCATCATCTCTGTAAACTACAGGCTGGCTCCTGAGCGTAGGTGTCCTTGCCAATATGAAGACGGTTTTGatgttataaaatttattgataaatcATACCTTGAAGTCCTTCCAAACCATGCCAATCTCAAGCACAGTTTTGTTGCTGGAGACAGTGCTGGTGGCAATCTAGCTCATCACATGGCACTAAAGGCTAGCAAATCTGAACTTTTCAATATAAAACTGACTGGAGTTATAGCCATACAGCCATTCTTCGGAGGAGAAGAGCGTACAGGATCGGAAATCAAGCTTTCTAGAGATCCCTTTGTTCCAATGGATACTACAGACTGGATGTGGAGATCGTTTCTGCCAGAGGGTTCGAATCGGGACCATCAGGTGTCGAATGTTTTTGGGCCTAACTCTGTTGACATTTCAGAGCTTAAATACCCTGCAGTTCTTGTTATTATTGGGGGGTTGGATCCTCTCCAGGACTGGCAAAAGAGGTACTACGAGGGACTGAAGAAAAGTGGAAAAGAAGTGTATTTAGTTGAGTATGTCAACGCATTCCATTCATTTTACCTTTTTCCTTGTGTGCCTGAGTTTTCTTTGTTTATCAAGGATGTGAAAGATTTTATGCAGAAACAAATGTCcagatgaagaaattaacaaCTTTTTTCTGCTTAGGTGTTTATGTTATCAGCTTGAATTATCTATTTGTtctgctttattattttttctcttataaataTGATGGTAATATCATGTCCCTTTTAgttcaagatttgttttttaaacagcacttt
This genomic interval from Populus alba chromosome 1, ASM523922v2, whole genome shotgun sequence contains the following:
- the LOC118061957 gene encoding probable carboxylesterase 18 — protein: MSQNSADLPWKVRLFTSLFSFTYKVMIRRSDGSLNRLLLNFLDYKTSPSPDKPIDGVTTTDFTIDEDRNLWFRLYNPVFRTSTTDNEVNIPVIFYFHGGGFICMAANSKLFDDLCYRLARLLPAVIISVNYRLAPERRCPCQYEDGFDVIKFIDKSYLEVLPNHANLKHSFVAGDSAGGNLAHHMALKASKSELFNIKLTGVIAIQPFFGGEERTGSEIKLSRDPFVPMDTTDWMWRSFLPEGSNRDHQVSNVFGPNSVDISELKYPAVLVIIGGLDPLQDWQKRYYEGLKKSGKEVYLVEYVNAFHSFYLFPCVPEFSLFIKDVKDFMQKQMSR